GCCGGCTTCTTCCATGGCATCACCGATGTTGGTAGTGGTGACAGAGCCGTACAGCTTGTCGCCATCACCAACGCGCACTTCGATAGAAACTGGAGTGGCGGCGATTTTGTCGGCCAGACCTTGGGCCTGAGCGCGAAGGGAATCAGCATTTTCCTGCAGCTTGCGACGTTCGAGTTCGAAAGCTTTAAGGTTTGCTTTGGTGGCAGGCTTTGCAAGTCCCTGAGGAATCAGGTAGTTGCGGCCATAGCCGTTCTTGACGGTAACGATGTCTCCAAGACGACCAAGGCCGTCGACATCTGCGCGTAAAATAAGTTTCATTAGTCCTCCCTCCTACATGGAGCTACGCTTTTTCACATCAGTGCTGTGAACGGTGGTGTAGAACAGGAGAGCCATCTGACGGGCGCGCTTGATT
The genomic region above belongs to uncultured Pseudodesulfovibrio sp. and contains:
- the rplI gene encoding 50S ribosomal protein L9, which encodes MKLILRADVDGLGRLGDIVTVKNGYGRNYLIPQGLAKPATKANLKAFELERRKLQENADSLRAQAQGLADKIAATPVSIEVRVGDGDKLYGSVTTTNIGDAMEEAGIDIDRRKILLPEPIRALGEYDIEIRLHPDVRGELKLTVARHGSPIEEVAEAVEESIENAEDAETAEA